One Globicephala melas chromosome 9, mGloMel1.2, whole genome shotgun sequence genomic window, TGAACAATGTCTTGGTAGCAACAAATTGAGCCTgtgaaattctaagaaaaatatcAGATCACCATGAACTTGcaaaaaattcaatttaacaaaaagcattgagggcttccctggttgcagagtgattaagaatccgcctgccagtgcagggggcacgggttcaagccctggtctgggaagatcccacatgccgcagagcaactaagttcatgcgccacaactactgagcctgagctctagagcctgtgagtcaaaactactgagcctacacgccacaactgctgatgcctgcacgcctagagcccatgctctgcaacaagagaagccaccacaatgagaagcctgtgcaccacaacgaagagtagcccctgctcgccgcaactagagaaaacccatatgcagcaacaaagacccaacacagcaataaataaataaataaaagcattgaGGATACAAGTATTATAATTCAAGGCAAAATGCAGTACACTATAGGGATATAAACAAACAACATCTGGAAATACAGAAGAGATTGTGATTAATGTGGATTGGAGAAAAGTAGGAAGACTTCTTGGAGTAGATAGTGTTTGAGCGGGAAGAAATTCAAAGAGACATAACtcatattttaaatgctattaaTTTTCAGctaatttctccatagaagaaaaataagttcaatatagatattaaaaattaCCATCTGATTCCACTTCTCTAAATATGATATCATACATTTTATGTAATGGCTAAATGCAAGGGCTCCAAAGTCATACCATCTGTGGTTAGTGCCAGCTCCACCACTAGCTAGCCTAACTGTTACCCTAGTTAgatttcctttcttgtttcctcatctataaatgaggATGCTAGTCCCTACCTCATAAGGGTTATTATGATCAGGAAGTGAGCAAATCCGAAACCAAAAGGCACTTAGCACAATCCTAGCATAGAGTAAATATTCAACAATCGTCAGTATTATGATTACTATCTGAACCAAAGCTAATCTTCATGGAGCTCCTTCTATGTATCAGGTGCTGATTTGGACTTTAATTCTAAAGCCGGTTTACTATGGGAGACCTGAGAGCTCTGATTAGAGTAAGTTCTATAGGAAAACAGAGcaaataatgtaaatattgtaATATTAACTATACCGCCAAGGTACTGTCTTACCTCAGATGAAGTCAAATTCATGTCTCCCCAGATAACGATGCCTGCAGCTCCCAAGGCAGCACTTTCTCCAATAGTACTGATTAGGTCTTGCTAGAATGAAGAGAGTTCATTACACTGTATTGAACAACCTGCCAGGGATTAGGATTGGAGGCTAAATTCAATATAATGCATGAAACTATTCTCCAGTTTCTTAGAGTAAAGCAAATGTTAAATGAACTGGGGCTCAGAAATTTCACTCTATAATcatataaaaacatattaaatacatatttttaaacttatattttGCCAAACAGGACATTACTTTTAAACAATTAGCCTGTAAATAGCCACTAAAAGTTGTTTAATTGAAGTTAGCTAGGAGTATACACATACAAACCAGCTATGAGTATACGACCTGGAAAGAGAATCCAAAAGTTTTCCTTCTCTAAATGTGACGACTGCCTTGCATTCATCTTAGCCAAGTTCCCTTCCCAGTATGCAACACTCTCCTGAGAACTTTGCCTCTGCAGTGACTTGGAAGGCTTTTGGGTCATTTGGATTCCCAGGATAGGCAAAGGAGCACAGTGTTAAGGGCCCTGCGGGATCCGATTTGATCCAGCCCTTATATTTGGTCCCtgaaattatttgtatttaagTTTAAACTACCTGATTTAATTGGCTTTACTTATGATTCTTCCAGTCACGGTAAGGCTGCCGGGATTTTTCTCAATATGGTTAAGATAGATGAAAACTAAATTTCAGCAGGGAGAATTTTGGTTTTGTAATCCTAAAGGATTATTGTTTTAGTGTTTAAAGATTAACATGAATCTAGGTCATTTCAGAGGGAAATTAAAAGTTGAATGTGTGCAGTTGGTTTCCTAAATAAAGTTTCTgcagttgattttctaaataagtttcttattttttttaaaataaatttatttatttacttatggctgtgttgggtcttcgttgctgtgcgtgggctttctctggttgcggtgagccagggctactcttcgttgaggtgcgcaggcttcttattgcggtggcttctcttgttgcagagcacgggatctaggcgcacgggcttcagtagttgtggcacatgggctcagtagttgtggctcgtgagctctagagcacaaggctcagtagttgtggcgcacgggcttaattgctccgcagcaggtgggatcttacaGGTTATTGATCCATATTCAGTAAGTACGGAAACTACAGATGTTTGTGGTAAAAGCCACAGCTTCTGAGGTTGATATCAGGAGGGAACGTTAGTTTCTTTCCAACGTGTCCTTTAGCGTCATTATCAAAGAGAGTTTATTGGGACTGATTCAAAATGGCAAGTCTTCTAGCATGTGTTGACTAGAGGTAAGGAGTCACTAGCAGATATTTAGGCAAATTCCTCTAACAAATTAGCCCACCGTCACCTAGCTGAGAGCAGGGTGCTGGATGAAACACAGAACAGCTATGCTTGGGGAGCCAAAAAATCAGGGTACTACTCAGTGAGGGAAGTCACAGGTAAGATGTCACTAGGAGTAAATTGGGACCACCTGAGCGCATAAGCcacatgaaaggagaaataaaggaagagcaCCTGATGTAATAGCAACACATCTTCCAGGTCCCAGCCTGGTGTAAGGGAGCCTTGCCCTACCCATGATTCTTGGCTCAAATCAAGGTTTTGGAAGTTAAGAGTAGGAGCACCCAGAGGACTCATTCTTTACCCTTGGGTTTCAGTCCCTGAAGCTTTACCACAGTGCGTGTAAGTAAGGAGCCCACTGTGGGGGGCTGGAGCATCACTAATGTGCTCCCTTTGTGTGTTATCAGAGGGAATATGAATTAATTACAGGGGAAAACATCTTTAAACCTATAGTCAAGAAAAcccctttcattattttttaaaagcatagtaTCAACAATATCTAAATTGCATTTATATATGTGGTATAGGCAACCTACTGTGTGAAATGAGGCTTTATAGCCCGCATATGATTCCCCCAAGCTATGGTTGCTGACTGAAATTTCATTCTTACATATTCCCCTTTCAAGTTTAAGACTCTGATACTTGTTAAAAAGTGTTATCTATACCACATATATTTCTGTAGTgctttaaatgttcatttttatcttcttatttGGTTTTCATAATATTTCTCCTAAGTAGATAAGGCAGGTAATATTGTGCCATTTTGTAGATTAAGACAATGAGGCACTGAGGTCTGGAGAGGTTGAGAGATTTGGTAGTTATTGGtaagttgtttttctaatctTAATTATATGCGTGTGTACGcacacaaacattttaaaatgcagatatctTTGGGAAGGCAGAAATGGAAGCCATTACTAGTATTTACAATTTGGTATAAGTGAATATCACGTTTTAAAAAGTTTGTGGGCAGGTTTTTATTGAGGATGGAATAAAATGGTGGTTTGATGGTGTAAAATATGTGGAAATGCCTTGTCTTTCAGAAAGTTTACAGAATGATACCACGAGACTAACAAAGAAAATTGTTTCTAGGTGAGACCCTAACTGTTGTTCCTTCTTCCCTTAGAGGGAACAGAAATGTTTCTGAGGCTGTAGCTGTTCAAGAAGGAGCTTACCGTTGGCTTGCAGAATGTGCAGAAGGCACCAGTAGTTTAAACTAATCTATTGAAATGAACACTTTGTCCTTTAAAGTTGATTGTTTCTTCCAAAAGTAAATTTGTTATCACTAAAGAAAGGAACTTGTTTGAGccaaacacagaaaagcaaaagaagttTCATAGAGGAAGGTGGTATTTAACTTTCAATTCTAGAGTCAAGACTATTTTATAAAGATGTAGATAACTTCCAAATAGTGTTAGTTTCCTACCATTCTCAATCAGTTGTTGCTGATTTTTCTGGGTAGTATTAATATCAGTTCAcaagacagaattttttttttttttttgcggtatgcgggcccctcactgctgtggcttctcccattgcggagcacaggctctggacgcacaggctcagtggccatggctcatgggcccagccgctccgcggcatgtgcgatcttcccagaccggggcacgaacccgtgtcccctgcatcggcaggcggactctcaaccactgcgccaccagggaagccccacaagacAGAATTTTTATCTTTACTCATCTCATCAGtggcctcagaggcacagcatttACCAAATCCTGATGCATTTGTGTCATTTCTCCCTCTGAGGAGTAAGCTCTACTCTCTGTCTGCTCCACAGATACCTACTGCTCATGGTAGAGTCCTCACTGGGGTGTTTCCTGAGTCTCCTTTGGATACTTCATACTCAGAACATCTTTATATTTTGATACATGCTGGCAAATTGAAACTTGTTatagtggagaaaaaagaaaggtgatcAACCCCTAGTGTGCAGCAATATCTTAAAATACCTCTGCATCACAAATGTGAAGGTCTGAACAAGGCTCAAGTCTATTCATAATCACACATAATTATCCAAGTCCAAAGGTTAGAGTAGCATCTTTGAAATTTTTGTCTCTAcaagtttccatttcagtgactAGAGTAGTAAAGGGAAAGTAAGGGAGAGAAAATTGGGCTGAAAGTTCATCTATCTTAAAAGCTACACTCACAGTTTGTGTGAGGTCTTTGGCTGCATATATGACTtaagtaaaataaacagaataaaacttCTATATGTAAGTTTTAACCTAGGGTTATGAAACCATCTACTAGTGATGAATTTACTATTGAATTTAGAAACTCACACCACTCTTACCAACTTTCCACTAATTGTGGTCATAGAGACAAGAATAAACCAGATGGTTAAATCTATAGGGGTCACCTACTTTTAGCAGATTTGTAACTcccttatttcttaaaaaattatttttaattgtgtgaaaaaaacacataaaatttactatcttaggTATTTCTGAGTATATTCATGTTGTTGTGCCTCCCTTATATCTTTTATAAAACCTGCTATTgtgccttaaaaagaaaacactattttcctcttaagattttttttttttttttttttttccggtacgcgggcctctcactgttgtggcctctcccgttgcggagcacgggctccagacgcgcaggctccagacgcgcaggctcagcggccatggctcacgggcccagcctctccgcagcatgtgggatcttcccggactggggcacgaacccgcgtcccctgcatcggcaggcggactctcaaccaaccactgcgccaccagggaagccctcctcttaaGATTTTTAACAATGAGGCCAGCAGCAGAAATGTCTACAATTCTACTTCCACACGTATGAGCAAACTACTCCACCCCCCAATTGGTTCACCCCCAATTGTTTCAGTAACCTTCGCAAGAGGCCAGTTGTAAGGGAACACAATCAAGGTTGGGGAGCGGGAAGTAGTTGCTGACATTGCACTTTAACCCCTTCCCTCCTTACTTTGCTCCttgaaagacaaataataaatgagataatCAAAATTCAGTCTGTACAAATGAAGAATCTGAGTGATTGACTACTCATAGGAAGAATTATGCTCCTATCTAATGGACCACTATTCTGGAATCCTTTAAAGAACATAATTAGCAAAGAAATGTCTCTTTTAGAGATAAGAGGAAATCTCCTTATCTTTGTCAAGGGGTATCTTTCTTaccttagaaagaaaaaataaaggttgGTCTGTGTAGCCTAACCTTGTGTAGACGAACACAGGCAGAGCATAATCATGGGATGTCATGGTGGAGATCCTCAAGGATTCATGCACCCGAAATTGCGAGAAACGCAAAATGTTTTTGCTGTCTCCAAGAGATTTCCTGACACCGATAGAAGGATATAAAGCAGCACTGCTGTTCCAGAGCCAAGAGAGCTCATTGTTCCTCAAAACTTCTTCTTCTGGGCATGACCCAGTATAGTTTGGGGCATAAACATTATAATTGTGGCAATCAGGATATAAATAGTAACCCCAAAGGCCCTTGGGTCTGCTCTTAATTCCCAGTTCGATGGTTTCCttcataaaagcttttgcactttCTTCAAAGGTTGCTTTGGCTAAATATTCAATATCAGCAGCTGATACATTCTCTTGCATCTCAGAAATAAGCTTTCTTGATTTCTGTCTGTAGACATCTTTTGTGTTCCAGTTCCTGGCCCACTGGGGTCGCCAATATTCCCAGTCTATAACGGCAAGTCCACTGAAATCTTCAGAAGGGATGTAATAATTAATATCTTGGTCAGCTTTTTCCAGATGTACCTGCAAACTTATGTTCTGGGGGAGACCCCCATTAATGGGAACTCCCTGGGATGTATACCATGGATAGTATCCCAGTCTGTTGACATAAAATATAGTGACATTTTGCCCCCTGGCCCTGGCCAGTGGACTTCCAATCACctgaaacattttcaaatttagtcttaaattatattttatcaagCACTGATCTGTTGGAGCATTCCAGGCAGCTATAAAAGGTTTCCTTTGATAAATTGGAAGTTGGGCAGGTTTTAGGGAAGAGATAGACTTCAGAATGAAAAGTATGGGCAGCCATGATGTGAGATGTATTGGTTGAACAACACAAAACCTTAGTTGTCCTTCAGATAATGGTTTCATGATAAGATAAAAATCTTCTCTTCTGCTTTAATGCACTCTGGAAGACCTGAGGAGAGATTCAATTTTCTGTTAACGATAATTTTGAGGAAAAAGAGTCAAATGTTGGCTGGATATTATTATAGTTCTTATCTATTTACATCTTTAAGTACATTTTAGTTAAAGGTCTTAAAGATCCCTATAAATAAATTGAGATAGAAGTGAGTGCAGTGACCTAACTTCTATTCAGGGGGAAGCAATGCAACTCAACAAACATCATGGAGCATCAGATGCTGTTTCCAGAATCCAAAATGAATAAGATGTGGTCCTTGCCCTCAAAAAAGCTCATGatcaaataaagatgtaaaagagtATTCACTACCATTTTGGAAAACTCATGAAATCCCAGGCTCAGTGCTTACttcctgaataaatatttatctcatttaattttgtaatacctttttattatttcattcaataaGCCAAATGTCTGGTTGCTTTCCCAGGCTTCCTTGCCGCTAGGGTACTTGTATGTGACCACGGACAGGACAATTAGATGCAGCCCACTCTAGACTTTGAATTGAGATCTTGGGAATCAAAGTGGCTAAAAGGTGGTGGTGCCCGTGATAACAGAAATTCCAGAAATGCCGGGAGTGGCAGTGCCTGTCAGGGCACCCACAATCTGATACCCATGGTGTTGATGTTAAGTGGCAGCATTGCCCTCATGGAACAGCACTCTTCTGCGCAGACCAgagaggttttgttttggttgcttACAACCAGGAACTCTGACAGAGATGCTTTCCATGCAATCTGTGGCTTGTGAGTACTTCCTCCAGCAAAGGTGATCACTGTGGGCAGCATGTTGTatgtaattatcatttttaaCCACCAGGTGTCACCAGGCAAACCTTATAGCATTTCTCAGGCCTAGGACACAGAGGTAAACAAAAATTATAAGTAATCTGTAAAATTTTATTCAGTGACATTAAGAAGTCctaagttatatataaaatattagttgGGGATATACACAAAATACCACTTTTTAAAGCTATGGAGGTAGATATTTTCCTCAGTCATTCACAGAATAAATATCTGTATCCTTCCACAATGCAAAGATGAGTAAGATTACTTAGTAACATGAAATCTACTGAACGTATAAATTATGGTTTGAAGAGAACAGTATTTTCAAGGGAGTATAATTTTATGAGTACAATAAGAATTGCGGTCCTCAAAACTGCCTCTTATCTTTGAATGTTTTTATCATATTCTGCCTCAGGGTAAGAAAAATGGATGTGCATAAGGTGTTCattcacagaaaaacattttttctttgaatttaaaattcagtttatgTTAGAGAAGGCTACGTATGTatacaaaaaaaatctattctcccAGAACACTTCCTGCTTTGGGTTTCATGCAAAACATAGTTTTCCACTGATTATTGTTTCCCTTTTGGTTAGTCTCCTCATCACTGCCACAGAAAGTCCTCATTCATTTACTACAAAGTTACCAAGTGGTTCTGTTCTACTATCCTGGAACATTGTTATTCTCCTTTCTCCAGTAAATGGTAGGTGCACTTTCCACGGCAGGTGGCAGGCAGAGCTCCTGATAAAATGTGCAGGTGCACAACCAATACAGGCGAAATAAACAAGGGAAATCCAGTGCCTGTGTCTTCTATTTGCTGTATGCCTTGGGTTTCTGCTTCCCACGCAGGTTTGTCACGGCGTTGGTGCCCCCTCTCTCACTCTCCTAGTTAAGCATGGCTTGCTGGGAGGAGAGTCCCTCGCTCTGCACCTCCCAGACAATCTTTTCAGTCCCCTGCCCCCGCTGCGCTATCATTAGCTGTGTGCTTCTCCCACCCTCTTTCCTTCACCAGGGAACCTCCGCAGGCCTGCCAATGGCTTCAGAATCCCTCTAAAACCCTTTCCGTCATCCTACCCAGGCCATCAAAATCCCCACTGCCAAGCTCTACCTGTATCTTGACTAGTTGTCACAGCATAACAATCTCTGAATTATCCACACTTAACCATGAGTCACCAGTAGcactttccttgtctttttcccttCCCCACTCTCATAATCTTTCCaggaagttttgcttttttaaacaaatctcGAATTAGTGGGATTTTAGGAAGAATTGGCAGGATATTGGGGGTGGGTATGGCGAGGAGTTCAATCTGgatttttcccctaaaattttATCACCCAGCTTTCTCTTCTTAGGTTTGTTCTGAGAACATATATGAAAGACTAGTTCCCTTCCTCCAACTGGGAAACTTCCATGAAGACGTTTTGAAGGGCCCTGGATAAATGATTCCCAGCAAAGTGACACATCCGTGAAAGCCAGAGGGTAAAGGGAGGTAGATTTCTCCTCAGAACCAAGGCTTGGCCACCACTGCTTTGACCTTGGCTTCACAGCTCTGGACTTCTTCACCCACTGAGAAGAGAACGTGACACCCACAACAGGAAGTTGGGTACTGCCTTCCATTAAGCAGGCTTCAGACCTCATCGCAGTACAGCTACCCCTCCTGGTGGTGAAGGATGGTGAGGAAGACAAGGGGTCCCCTTGGGGGAGGAGGCCCTTCATGTACAGATACAAGAGTCTGCAGAGAAGTCTCTATCCCCTGCTTATTCCTATTTCCCCTCTCACTCCTTCCTCCGCAAAGTTTACTTGCTTGTGATACATTAAAACAAATCCCCCCCACCCCGATTTCAGAAGCTGACAGCACTCACAGCCAGGCCATGTTATTCTCCTATTAGACATAAACAGTCTCACAAAATGCCAACCTCAGGTTTATTCTCAGACTATAATAACATGAGATAAAACAAGACCACTTTTTCATTGTGTCTGAGCAGAAATAAAACGAAGATCACTGTGCTACCCACAGAACACCAAGCATCCCTCTCTTGCTAAATGAATGACTTCTGTTCTTTACCCACGTAGAAATGCCCCTGCTTTCTGACCACACCCAACCTGGAGAAAACCCCGGTTTTCTCAGACCCTCTGCCAAATCACCCAACTAAACCTAAATTCTGTAACAGGTTCTTTCTGACACCGTCTTACGGGAACACCTCACAGCTCCCTGTGGTGTGTGTCTTCCTTTTTTGCAACATGTCATTACCCAACTCATGGAACTGCAGGTGTGTTCCTGGTGGTCTTTGGGGAATTGGCACCTGGGTGAGAGCAAAGGTATTGAACACCTTCTACACATCAGGCTCCCATTCCAAGTACTAGGAGCAAAACAGATGTAAAcacctgccctcacagagcttaaaTCCTTtaaggggagacagacaataaacaaggtGAGTAAAATATACAGTACATTGGATGGCggtaacaacaaagaaaagaattaagcAAGGATTCATTTTAGATGGGAAGGCCTCATTAATCTGAAAAGAAGTGATCTGAAAAGAAGATAAAGAGTAAGGCTGGAGGATGTCTGGGGAAGCATGGGGGgaaagcaggtgcaaaggccctgtggcaggcaCATGCCTACCATGTTTAAGGAACTTCAAAGAAGCCAGTTACTAAGTAAAAGGAACAGAGAGGTAAGAGAGGGGGTCTTGTAGGGCCTTGTTGGGGCTATGGCTTTCACTCTAACTGAGATGGGAAGGAGTTGAGAGAGTTTGGAGAGAAGAATGACACTGTCTGATTTGGGCTTAACTGGATTTCATAGGCTGCTGTGTTGAGGCAAGCATGAAAGTGAAAGGGCACAAGAAAGAAGCAGCAGGAAGCCTGTAAGGAGGCTCTTGTCATAATCCAGGACAGAGATGACAGTGGCACGATCCAGTTATTTAGAAGAACttcacaatatttttaataatcaccaacacagaaaaataataagattaTAAACCTATAAATTAATCCtactaattttgttttaattttgattacaACTCTAAACTTCTGTTATACacaatgtagtttttttttttcatacagcatggtgattctTACTAATCTTTAAGATTAGAGGGAATACTTTTGGGAGTATTCCCCAAAAACATACATGTTCATCTCTTAATATTAATGTATTAGTGGAAGGAATTAATTTTCCAAGTCTAcaactcttctgtttctttttttcacgATATTGGGATTTGTTTTCAAAACCTTTAGGACTCCAAGTGTCTTACCCTAAATCCACAAGGGTTTAAAAAGGTATCCTGAaggtcattatccccatttttattggaaatttaaaaacacaatgttTTATTTCCAAACCTTTAAGGAAAGTACTGACTGAAGTGATATTTTGTTgccaataataaatatatatgcataatttttttttttttttttttttttcggtacgcgggcctctcactgctgtggcctctcctgctgcggagcacaggctccgcacacgcaggctcagcggccatggctcacaggcccagccgctccgcggcatgtgggatcttcccggatcggggcacgaacccgtgtcccctgcatcggcaggcggactctcaaccactgcgccaccagggaagccctatatgcataaatatttatcagaatGGAAAATAGAGCGGAGCTGCTGAGTTCAACTCAACTCTGTAGAAACAATTGTTAACCTGCTTTCTCATAAAAGCTTATTAGAGAAAAGGCCAATTATAGGCTTCCATTTTTTTATCTGAAGAATGTTATTACCTTAGTCTGACTGTTAATGTCTTATCCTGATGGTTCTTAAGATCTTCTCTCATGAAATATCAATATTGTAAAAGCTGGCACTAAGTGTTccagcagaagaaaaaatatagttTAATGGATAGAGTTTTTCccatacatttttcttaaaaacttgATGCCTATTGGTTTACAATATAATATACTATATGATAAGATTTCTTTAAGTTCCACAATTCATCATTAGGTACTAAGTTTTATTATAACTCTATTTCATGTCATAATCAAAGAACACTGATGTCCCTCCATCTGAACAAATTTTAGAACCACTGGACTACCTTGATTATACAAAACGGCTTCCCTTCCTAAAAATGAGCTTAAGTTTTGTAAGTATATAAAAATGACTATTTCAGTGTTGCTTGTGCTAATGGGAAATTCACTCTTCGGTGTGAAAGGCCACATTTCTTATGAAGCAAGAGCATtttaaaacctgaaagagaatGTAATTGTCTTTACATAAGCGTATATACTTAGTCTTTGTCAAAAAGTATTACTTCTCTTTTAGGACTTGAAATTTCTTGCAGCCAAGATCAACAGCTTCTAGGAAAAGCACACAAAGTCTTAGAACCacattttgaataaaatgttCCCTCTGTCAAACCATTTTTAACTAAGCTCCTTAAAATAACATTAGGTTGATTTGAATCCTCAGTTTTCTACTTGAAGTTTTTGAACTGTAAAGCCATCTAGTGGTCTGTGAAATGTTACTAAGGTTTTTTTCAATGTCCGTAGTCAAGATTATAACTTAAAACACCCTCTAATCCCATAATATGACCCAAGCCACTGACCAGAAGAGCTGGGATACCAGGCAGGGTAAGCAGACAGAAACTAggaagctgggggtgggtggtggtgaggcCGAACCTCAGGCCTAAGGACTACAAGGATATTTAAATAGGAGAGTTTGATCTGGGTTCTCTAGATACCAGATCCGAATGTCAGGGTACAGACTGGAGTGGAAGGGCAGGCACTTGAGAGGAAAAaggttgtggccaggtcacatgGTTTTCTCTTAAGTAATCATGGCTTAATTTCAATTTCTGCCTTTGTCCTGACAGGAATAGCTTGGAATCTAGGATTGGCCTGGTTTTGTTAACAGCACCCATTCCTCTGTGGGAGCACGCATATTTTA contains:
- the HYAL4 gene encoding hyaluronidase-4; translated protein: MKPLSEGQLRFCVVQPIHLTSWLPILFILKSISSLKPAQLPIYQRKPFIAAWNAPTDQCLIKYNLRLNLKMFQVIGSPLARARGQNVTIFYVNRLGYYPWYTSQGVPINGGLPQNISLQVHLEKADQDINYYIPSEDFSGLAVIDWEYWRPQWARNWNTKDVYRQKSRKLISEMQENVSAADIEYLAKATFEESAKAFMKETIELGIKSRPKGLWGYYLYPDCHNYNVYAPNYTGSCPEEEVLRNNELSWLWNSSAALYPSIGVRKSLGDSKNILRFSQFRVHESLRISTMTSHDYALPVFVYTRLGYTDQPLFFLSKQDLISTIGESAALGAAGIVIWGDMNLTSSEGNCTKVKQFVSSDLGSYIVNVTRAAEVCSSHLCRNNGRCVRKVWKTPDYLHLNPASYHIEASEDGEFTVKGKASDTDLAVLAKRFSCHCYQGYEGADCREMRMADGCSAVSSFSGSLITLYLLVSAGYQSIQL